The Rhododendron vialii isolate Sample 1 chromosome 1a, ASM3025357v1 region gtgaataagtttctctcccaACACAATACAATTTTTAGACCATTTTGTTGGAAACTATTTTTGTAGTACTATAATAATAACATTAAAGGGATTTTTTCTCTCTGATTTTATAAAGGAAATTCATAACATTAATTTCGTCACATATTCCGACTTCCACTTTCCTCCCTCTTTCGTCACATCTGTCCCTTACATTTTGCTCTTATTCGGCTCCTTTTTCTTATTCTctagccacacacacacacgcaccccccaccccccccttCAAAATCTTGCTCTATGGCAGAAGAACCCAAACCCGGAGGAACCTCACCACCACCGTCACTCTCACATACCACCAACATGATCCACGACAACTGCAACTGCCAGGCCAGCTGCAGCTGCAACCACAAACCCCCCACCAAACCCGCAACCCAACCCCCCACCAAATCCCCAACCCAACTCTCCACCCAACCCCCCACCGATTACCGCTACGCCGCCAAACAACCCCGCCGCGCCCTCTGCTGTTGCCTGGCCGTCTTCCTCCTCCTAGCCGGCATCACCCTCCTCACACTATACCTAGTCTACCGCCCACATAAACCCTACTTCACCGTCGCCTCCGTCACCGTCCTCAACCTCACCACCAACACCTCCGCCCCGCCACCGTCCGTATCCGCCGCCATGCAattcaccatcatcaccacaaACCCAAACCACCGCGTCTCGATCCTCTACGACCGCCTCTCGGCCTACGTGTCGTACCATAACCAAATGATCACGCAGCCGGTGGCCTTGCCGCCCCTGTTCCACGAGAAGCATACCAGGGTGGAGATGGCACCCGTACTGGGTGGCGCTGTGGGCGGCGGGTGCGGTGTTTGTGGCGGTGGCGGCGGGGCGGTGCCGGTGGCTCCGGAGGTGGCGTATGGGTTGGGGATGGATGAGGAGTACGGGGTGGTTGGGTTGAGTTTGGTTTTGCTGGGGAAAATCAGGTGGAAGGCTGCTGGTATAACTACAGGGCGTTACGGGATTTACGTGAAATGTGATGTTTTGATTCGGTTGAGTAAGGAGGGGGTTGTGGGTCAAGTCCCTTTTGTTGCACTTCCTGTTTGTCATGTTGATGTATAGATATAAGAGCAATGCTACGTTGACCATGTTGGAGTATCACATTTTGCGTATCGTGTGAGGTGTCATTATTGTATTGGTAGAATGTACTTCACTACATAATAAATGAGGCATATTCTACCAATACAGTGGTGATCGACACATAAAATTGTACTTAAAATGTGGTACTCAGACATGATCACCAAAGCATTAGCGTAGTTATAAATATTCCTAATTAACCCCTTTTCCCTCCTTAATTCGATCCCCAAGCTTGCAAGTGATCACGGAGTAAAAGGCTGCTTTTATTTTGGATATTGGTGTACATTAGGAAAGGTTTTCCAACTTTTGAGTAGCATGCAATGTTATGTGAAAGTCTATGAAGACAATGAAAGTCCGATGTGCGCGTAAGCTGATATAGAGTACGTGCATTGCATTAAAAAAGGTAGTCGGCTCAGATTTCTGGAAAGTCTGCTTGTTCCAGGAAATACAAGGGAAATTTAGGTGGTTGTTTTCTACATGTTAGTATTTCAGGTTAGCAAAAGGCTTTCAGAAAACATAAGGGAGATCGACCTCCAAAATATAAGAATGACAACAGGCAGAAACGTGAAATTAGATACTGtattagagagaaaaaggaaaaataaaaactggtCTTCAAATTACGAGAGGCATGAATGTTGCCCGAGATCATAATTAGTTCTTTTCGAGTAATGTTTTAGCACACTCCAGTGACTTTAAGATTCAATTTAATGTTAGCAACTGTTTTTGTTAAAGTTCATGTCTTTTGAAAGGAAAGATGATCAAAGTTGCTCATAATTAAGCACTCATAACCACAACAAATATGAAAAGGACTAATCTAGCGTGACAGAGTGCTCTCTTCTTATCCCATATTCCAAAATGCCGTTTATACAAAGCTCTTTCATACTATAGATTGAGCTATGAATCATGACATCAATGACCAAATAATGAGTGTGATATGGTCCAGTAATTGTATGTAACATCCAGAATACTATAGATTGAGCTATATGTTCAAAATATAGGTCATAAAAGGCAGACTTGTATCTTTTCTCTCTTGTATGACCTAAAAATTTCCTGTGTTTCCAGGTAAAAGATCTTGTATGACCTACAAGGAAAATACTACAAGATCTTGTACCTGAATATTAAAGAAATCTTGTCAAATTAAGTTCGTTAAATTCTAATCTCGTGGTGTTTTTTCCCCTAATAACTTTCAGGTGTCCGAACCAGCTTACCTCGACTAATCTTTAGGGCCCAAATCCACCACCCATTTGAGAAGAACCCAATTAATATCGGAGCAACACTCGGTATGGGCTGACCCCAAATATGTTAATAACACCTCAGAGGTGGGGATAACGGCCCAGAAGGCCGTTAAAGTTGTGGTGCTTAAAACATTcccgataaaaaatataattctctTCTTCGTGAAGGGCTAGCTCCGACTGAAAAAGCCAAGAGGATCTTTTGCATGGGGCATTCATTTCATTCTAAAGGTCGTTGCATATATTCCTGTAGCTAATAAAAAACCACGTTGATTTATGAACACTACTATAAAGTCGTCTGAATTAATTAAGCAGTTTCGATTGGCTTTTGGAGGCATCGAATCTGTCAACTTTTGTCAAGTAGAAGCTCGTATCTGAGAAATTGACCGTAGATATAGGGTATCAGGTTCATTTCTCGAGTTGGTTGATTATAAATTGATTGTGGATATCATCCTTCGGGCCGGGGACccgggatgctgccaagcaccttgTTGAGCGGGGTGTTGAACGGCATCCGGTTGTTCATCTCAATATGGACAACTCGAATTGAATCTATTCGGGCCGGTAAGATCGTGCATCCCCAACCCAAaggggttggccaagtggtATTGGCTTGAGATTTAGGGGTTTGTTCCTTCTGAAGATTTCAGGTTTGATTCTTCTTGCCAACAACTCTTGGGGCAATCTCACCCCCACGCGTAAGCTTATGAAACGACTAAGGGAGGGGCCGTAGGAAATAGTCCGAGGTGAGCACAAACTGGCCTAATTGCTGTACGATTTTGGGTGGATTGGTTCGGTTCCTAGGCGGTTTGGTTTGCAATTTAGGTGGCTCGGCTTGGTCGGTTTGGGCGGATTTGAAACAACCTGAGTACttcgaaaaaatctaaaaagctTCCAAAATTTTGCATCTGTAAAAATGTTAGTTACATTACTCAAGtaacattttttcaaataaagcACGTTCATATCTGCTCTAAAAATTAAAGCTCGATCTTTGAAATCCAAAAATCATAGAGCAAAACACACACATTCATACTTACCTCATCCACCACCGGTCCGTGAGCGTTGTTCGGTCAGATCagtttggatgtggtttgaaCAGATTTAAgcttgtaatttattttttataaatactaaaaatttaaaaagtaataaAACATCATACCACTCTGTATTGCTCCAAGACTAGCcattaattttttgtattgACATAATGTTGAAATTTCAATGTCAATAACAAGTAGCATGGTGTATGGAGTACTGTTGAATTTACCAGTATTATTTTGGTGGGGCTAATAGTTTATTGTGAAGAGCTTAActttctcacattttttttaattttttactttgggCAGATTGGGGTGATCCAATCTACTCGCAgtggattattattttttccatcTGCATTCATCCGTCACATACCTTGGTTTGGTTCACGGACGGATCGATTTGGACGGATTGGTCAGATTCGGCGGTACGATTGATTCACTGGGCAGCCCTAGCTTGTGATActctgcattaccaaaaaaaaaaaaaaaaggatcgtgcTTCCCTACTCTATCTTTGCAAAAAATTTCCTTTGTGTCCTTTAGCAatggaaaaagagagaacaaaaaattCCCAATTGGTGGCAGCCCCCTCCAATTGGGATTATCAAGATTAATGCCGATGGTGCTCTTAACTAGCAGTATGGGACTGGCGGCATGGGCATGGTTGGGCTTGCCTTGCAATCAATCCAtgataaatttttgggtgctgTGCATCcaggccgtccaaaaatgtgtTGGACTGTCCAGATTGAAATAAAGGAATGGAAATCCAAGCCATCCAAAACCTAAATGGACGGCCCAGATGCGCTGCTCaggcaccacgtggtgcccTCCAATCCCAAGATCATTTTCCCCACGTCTTATCGAAGTCATGGGCTTTCAGTTCGCATTGGCAACGGCTTTAATTTGGAAGGGAATCTCTCACAAATTATCACGGAAGGTGACACAAAACAAGTAGTTCAAGCAATCAACTGGGATAAGACTTATGCTGACCGCGACTCGATTATATATTTTGTATTGGATCCATCTTCGATCTGTCTCAATTTTCATCTGGCATTTTTTCCTTTGTAAGGTGTGATTGCAATAGGGTACGTTGCCAATGTTGTGGCAAAACATTCCCTGCAGTTCTTAGTAGATAGGAAGGAAAGTTTGGAGGCCGGGGAAATTAATTTACCCCGCTGGCTGTCCAACCTAGCCCTTGAAGATTCTCAGGCCTTTCACCATGCAAGTTAATAAAATTTCGAATTCTTTTCcggtaaaaaatgaaaaaaaaaattcatgggATGGGTACGTAGAAATAGAAAGGGTATGGACTATTTAAATGCTTCGCTCATGTACAACTATAAAGTACTAAAAATTGTAATTAGCTTAATATCAGGGATTGTTTATTACTGTTTCATTGAATTATAAATCACTACAAGTCACAAAGATACACGACTTCCACTTTCTTTCCATAATTACCCTTTAGTTGAGTATTAAATTATGTAATGTGCCATTTGTTCTTAATGACAATCTATCATTTGGACGGTACGGTGGCAATTAGAATGCATAGATAAAAAtcaagggaattgatttctacactctaTTTTTTCATAACTATactcatttttttggattttagtgttgaaagtgtatgtattttttttttttttgctaaaagacaaaagaagtgtggatatcaaaaaagggagtgtagaaatcaattcccaaaatcaaatacttaaagacaataaaaatgacaaattttGTACATTGGGACTGAcgcgacaaaaaaaaaatgtagataCTTTATGGACCTCTGGCATCTTTAACTCTTAGGCCCTATTTGTTTGACCGTAGAAAATACTCATTTTCCAGCGTTTGGATGCCTAAATTGCAAGTAAATTGTTTGGTTGATAATTGAAAACAAGATCATGCCTGAAGGTTAACTTAGTTGATATTGAACACCATACAAATGTTTTGTTGccaagaatttttttcaattaccaaccaaacaccgtaaaatagaaacggaaacTTTCTTTTTCACAGAAATCCTTCTACATGTAAATAATTTTACTTCGAtgcaaacggagccttaaagtaaaataaaaaaaaacggaGTTATTAATTGGATGGACttgaaaagtagaaaaaattcTCTGTTttccattaactaaaataagtacttatttttcaaataagtactttttttttgaattaaaaatgatgtattgtaaaaaaataatctatctcgtaaaacgaaaaataagtacttaagaataataagaatcttagcggaacgTAAAATGTGGTTGTATTCGGAAATATCAGATTAAGCACATTTACCAATTGCATGAGCTTCACACATAAAGTACTTCTCATTACTCGTATGTAATCTAATCCGGCCCGTATCGAAGCCCAACGTGCACCCACCCCTACTTCAAAGTGGGCCTAATTTGGTGCAAATTGTACGATTTCTTGGTTCCAACTAACAACTGTATAAAAAATTAGggagtgattttgacacttctcaaATTAATAACCGCTCTCCCGATTGATTTTGGCATTCTACGAGGGAGAgtggttatcaatttggggagtgccaaaatcaattcccaaaaaatttccttgGACTTTTTTGATTGTATGTACATTTCGTGCATACAtttattttgtaatattttatttatgcgTATAGTATCTCTTATCTTATTAAATTTATTGctcaaaataattaaaaactattttttattccatACCTTTATACTTGCAAATTCTTTAATAGCATAACAGTCATGGAAATAGATGTTGTTTCTTCTTAGATTTAGTTCCATATCTTTAATATGAGCCTGCAATTTAACTTACTAATCTACCATGAAAACTGATATACTATTTATTAATTTGAATTGATATTcatactcccttttttgttatccacactaaaaaaatacatatactttcaacactaaaaaacaaaaaaggaagtgtggataacaaaaaaaggaatgtgaatatcaattcttttaatttgaaaaatggaTGCTAAAAGTTAATTGAGTAATATACAACAATATTTAGGAGCATATAGAAGTCATGAATACAAAAAAGACAGCaacgacaaaaaatttcaatatggACAATTAATACAAAAATAATGGAGGGCAACTAGTTCTTCTCATTTGTGATATCTCTAATCAGTACTTTTTTACTAATCcgagtttaaaaatatatcaCACCTGTATTCAAACTTCTttacaaataaatatattttgtcaaGCTGACTGGACATCCTGATAAAAAGAAAGACATGTTCAAATggcatttttattttccacCCATTTGTACCACTAAAATGACATCATTCGTCACCCagtgaaatgaaaaaagaaaaaaaaaatactagtaaaaaCTGACAGAAtaagaagtattttttttttggtcaaacggaaaatcTGAATAAGAAGTATTTATCACAATCTTCTCGAGAATATTTATTAGGTCATTTTAACTTTTGAATAGGTCATGATCCACAATATCGTCACCGAGCTATTGGTTGAGATCTGCCAAAAAACCTAAGAAATTCTTAGTTTTGTCGCGAATGTGAGGTAAGAAATTCTACGCAAGTTAAATGAATTTCTACGTAAGTTAAAGGATATTGCGTAAAAAGTTGCTGTAGAATGagtaaagtttaaaaaatactcTATCCGTATGAATTGTTTCTAATTatattctaaccggctaaaaaacggattatatctttgaattcctaatgaatttcatatcgaatatagatcttgtttgataaatctcgattagttctataatacaatgttttcgaaattacataaaatattataaattgaaagatataatcgattgaaaaataacacgaactctaaaaaaaattattaaatccGAACGAAGAGAGTAGTACGCAAAAGCTAAACGGTGCACCATGGTACCCGTTTAGTATAGGTCCATTGTAGCCTTTATGTGTAGGAAGATGGTACACCAATCGCGGCTCCCCCACCGCACCGCCCACCGGGTCCACTCCGgtcaccggacagccgatccgagccgtccaaaaattctataaaaaaaaccgagtgggcctacgcgagaatcaacggcatccgacgtatGTAGGTCCTCGATCCGAatttccaaaaatcaaatgatcTAAGACGTTAAAAATAGAAGTtcgaatcgagcacctatacaagtcggatgccgttgattttcgcGCAagcccactcagtttttttttttgaatttttggacggctcgaatcggccgtccagtggctgGAATGGGCCAGGCGTGCATGCGTGCGGTGGGCGGTGCGGTGGGAGAGCCTCGATGGGTGTATCATTTTCATTATGTGTAGGTGTCAATGCACATGTCTTATGACTCTTATTTCACTGGCGTACTCTTGTCTCACTTGCTCATTTTTCTCTGTGATAAAACCCATCTCTTCTTCTCCATACACGAGTCAGCACCGAGTCAACTCTTTTAATCTTCTTCTCTTTCGCCCGTTCACCTCCGATTCTCCAGCCAACATCTCTCATtctttgtaaacttatttttttatttattttgagtgttttgttcttctttttttttataatttttgttaaattcacgttatattttttaaattactcATCCATCTTaatgagaagaatctaaaaattacaaaattatgacaaaaataaaaaaaattactaaaaacaaaaaagtagtaTCAAACAgttgttttatttgaatttttacaATATCAAACTATATTTTTATACATTTTCAATTCATCTTGTCTAGACGAacgattaattccaaaaattacgatgaaaagttaaaacaaaaaattattaaaaataaaaaatattaaaataagtttcagacttaCTCCATAAGTTTACCAAGAATgcaaactatatatatatatataccaaaacggggcggaagcacagacacagtagGAGAACATGGGTATTATCAGAGTAGGGGAGAGATACAGAGTGGGAGGTGATCCAAATGGAGGAGGTGACTGAGATATTTATAGAAAAGTGACTGAAGAAATCAATCAGTTAatcaacaatagtaaaagcaaaaGTTGAAGTTGAATGATACGTTTAATTAAAAAGGAATCAATTATGAATAGTTAAATCCGTGGGTGAATAGTACCATGAacagtaatgaatagtaattcGGATGAATAGTGCAATTATATGATAGCTCTATAGTTGAGTATAGAATAACTTAATACGAACAAAAGTAAGCAAAAGTTGAGCAAAAGTAAGAACAGAAGTAATTACTGGAActgtaattcaattgctgaattaaaACAGTACATGAATGGTTTACCGGTTTTACAAAGGAAGCTGGAGTAGATTGATACTCAGCGATTAACTGGGATAGAAGAGTATATTCAGAACTCTaataactttgtagaagagtatcTAAAATATCTCTGAGTTAACTCTTGAGAGCAAGTATGCAATTAACTCTGTAATTGTCTCTAATTCTCTGCCTTGCTTACTACATTACTCTTGGATCCTTTTATAGACTAAGGTCTTGAGTATTACAAATAATTCAATCTCGTGACTTTTTCCCTTTCGGTGGAGAAATGATGACTAAAGTAGATAGCTGGCTCTGCTTTCGGTGCTGGtaggaccaaaagtagaaatagaCCGAAAGTAGAAATAATTGATGACTGTTGCTGCTTTCGGTGCAGGCGGCCAAAAGCAATAATTGACTGGTGACTGTTGGGCCAAAAGTGATAATTGGTTGTTGACTAGGactccatcatgttgtccaAATTCTGCAATTCTTCACTTGGAAGATTATCTCAATAATCTTGCCCGTTGTCTTCATTCATTTCTAAGCAATCCGGGCTGGATGCTTGGTCATCTTCGGATAAGGGATTCATGTTATGATCCCAGTAGAACTTGTAGTCTTTGACTaagttttggaattttgtataaaaaataaatggcaCGTCTTGAAGAGGATCAGtggacttgattttttgaataagatcttcacaaatTAAGTGACACTTTCCTTCTTGGAAATAATCCTCATTTCCAAGATTACTTGCAATTGACTTTGCCCTGTGATGTCTGATCTGTGCTCTAATGGGTGCAGAACAAGGCCAtgggcattcatcttcaataAGATCAATAGGTGTATGTATTCTGCTAAAGGGCCAATTAGTAGAGAGATACATGATATGTTGTGCTAGTATCACATTCCCTGTGTTTGTCCATTCGGGCATTTTACTAGAGATTAGAACCTGGCATTTCATTGCCCTATGTttattgaaaacattgttgacaCATATGGCTAACTTTCTAGTGATTCGGTCAGTTTGGTCTGGATCGGTAAAAATGAGTTGCTTAAGAAAACCATGGTCTAATAGGGTCATTGGGCTGATTTGAATGTTTTGGCCTTTGTATGGAAGGACAAGGTCTTGGAAGTGTTGCATATGGATGCAGGCTTGGGGAATGCTGAATATTAACTGGCAAGGACAATCATACCTTTCTAAAGGTATTTCTAAACATAGAGGATTAGTTTTTGAGCAGGTGACTCGGTCTTGGTTTTCATTATAGTGAGTTTCCCAAGTAATTGATAACcctggggttggttgactggctagGTTAGCAAGAGTTGTGAAtagaaattcttgaaaatggtgaCCATCTTGTCTGGCTAGATGTTGAATGTGGCTGGCTacatctaatggtagtgacttGGGGAGTAGGGATAGAGATTGAGGtaaagctagggttttgaaagctttttcttgaaaagtttcaaatacacttacgctttcaccatcatccagtaGGGATGACTGCACATGTAC contains the following coding sequences:
- the LOC131307761 gene encoding NDR1/HIN1-like protein 12; this encodes MAEEPKPGGTSPPPSLSHTTNMIHDNCNCQASCSCNHKPPTKPATQPPTKSPTQLSTQPPTDYRYAAKQPRRALCCCLAVFLLLAGITLLTLYLVYRPHKPYFTVASVTVLNLTTNTSAPPPSVSAAMQFTIITTNPNHRVSILYDRLSAYVSYHNQMITQPVALPPLFHEKHTRVEMAPVLGGAVGGGCGVCGGGGGAVPVAPEVAYGLGMDEEYGVVGLSLVLLGKIRWKAAGITTGRYGIYVKCDVLIRLSKEGVVGQVPFVALPVCHVDV